Sequence from the Bos javanicus breed banteng chromosome 11, ARS-OSU_banteng_1.0, whole genome shotgun sequence genome:
CAGGTGCTTAAACACAGCAATGTGCCTCCTCAGCCTGAAAAGCAACCCCCTTGATGGACTTGCAAGCCATGaagtttcattttctcctctacACATCATCCTTTGCCCTTCTGtgtccatgtatatatatatatatatttttttctgaactagagcttttctgcattaaaaaaaaattcattttatgccTCCAATTATGTCCAGGTTATCTACAGTGTATAGATATTAACATCACCATATGTTAAACATTCAATAAGCAGCCTTTTATTCTTTATCCTGCAGTGGCCAAATTGGATGGCCCAAAATTGCAGGGAGAAAAATGTCTTGTGGGTGAGTATAAACATCTGTGTCTCTCAAACCTAGGACATATGAAGACATCCCACCTACCAGGGGGAACCATTGCTGGTGGGGCCTGCGGTCCCGGGGAGTCAGTGTCTCCTTTTGGACTGCTGGGCCACCTTGACGTACTGTACCTGGGGTGGCGGGTAGAAGTCAGCGTCCCAGTTGTACTCTGGGGataagagcttggtgggcttccggAGGAAAAAGTATTTGTTGAGGTGTTTTTCGTAGGAGCTGTTCAACCTGAGTCCGAGGTCGTGGATGACGCCATTCAGGTACTCCTCCGCGAGGTTCAGGACCTCCTGGGGTGTGCCGCCCACAAATGCACCATCGTAGTAGAAATCGCCCTGGCCAAATGGGATGTAAGCTGCCGACTTGGGCCTCCTCTCGTAGGGGAAACTCGCACGGTCCTTGAAGTACCACCAGCCATGGAGCTGAGCCACCAACTCGCCCAGGACCTCCACGCCCACATTGTTCTGGAAGATCTGGGTGACGGTCATGCTGAAAAGGAAGTCGACCTCGCCCTGGATGTCCCAGATAATGTGCTTGGCCAAGCTCTTCATGCGCACGATGTCGTTGTCCCACCATCTGCTCTCAGTGACGATGAACACTTTGAACTGTCGGAGGGGCTCCCACTTGATCTGGGGCAGCTTGATGAAGGTGTCCATCATAATGTAGAAGATCACTCTGTAGCCGGTCAGGAAGTACTTATTTGCCGAGTTCAAGAACAGCTCCAGGTACGGATCTGCAAGCCTGCGAAACACAGTGCAGAGGAGGACGCTCGCCTCCCTAAACGTTTTCGGAAGGGCATCACCAAACACTATCCACATGGGAGGCGCCAGGTCGACACTGCAGAATTCccagggaggaaggcaggaggtCGGGCCTGTATTTCAGCTGCAATGGTTACAGAAGGGGGAGGTAGTGGGCTGGGGAGTCTGAGAAAAGCCTCTGAAGTTTTGGaatgactgttggaaaaaaaaGAGTGTGAGAGCTAACTGGGTGTTAGTGGAAAGACAGCTAAGTTGTATTAATGATCCAGCTAAGGGAGGAGAAGGACTTCACAGGGGGCTCccgcagtaaagaatctgcctgcaatgcaggagactcaggttcgatccctagttgggaagattccccggagaaggaaatggcaacccactgcagtattcttgcctgggaaatcctatggacagagcagccgggcaggctacagtccatggggttgcaaagactcaggcGGGACTCGGCGACTGAACAAGAATAACaacaaggaaggagagaaaaacaatGTCCTGCTTTTCACAGGCCATCCACAAACAGTGGTTACAGAGGCCGATGAGTGGCCCTTTGGAGGTGGGAGGTCCGTGGACAGAGGTGtgcatttttccaaaataaagtgTGGCGCAGGCTTGGCGACCCCTACCTGCCAGTAGCAAAGACGGCCAAGCCCGTTGTGAAATTCTGCCTTCTGTAGTGTTTTTCCAGCATCTTTCTGCTGAAAGTGCCTTCCCAGACAACGGGAGCAAGCCAGCTCGTGGTCGTGATCACATCGGGGCGTCCTCTGTTGAACAAAAGAGAAACCGGTGGAACGGGTACCTTTACAAGGACAGCAGCAGAGGCCACACCAGCGATAACAGGTAAGACTTGTGGAGCCCCTTTCTGCGTGCCGGACGCCATGGCTCCTGCGGTCTGGGTCGTGAGCATGTCGTGGACaatttttttcaatctttaaaGAGGCATAATGTAAACAAAAACTTAAGTATCTGCCTTGTTTGACTTAATGACTCTTTTGGGAATCTACCCCACAGATGAACTCACCAGACAATGTCAGAACGTGTATTAATATGTACAAAGTTAGTCACTGGAGCGTTCCTGGCAAGAGCTGCAAGGTAAACAATCTAAAACCAGGAGGGAATTGGCTAATGGATGATGACAGGTAATCAGGAAGCAAGGTACCCCAGAATCACAACAGGGGACAGGACTCTTCCCTGAGAGCTGAGGCCAAAATCAGGAGAAGCCGCTCATCGAATTTTCAATAAATCAGGAAGCTTCCAACAAGTGGAGCGGGTCAGCATGAACTCCAGCGACTGGGACCTCCCAGGATGGCTGTAATTTGGTgattggggaaaaagaaaagacctaGTTACTGCAGATTGAGTTCCTGTGTGTCTGGGTCTGTGTCTGTGAgcgtgtgtgcaagtgtgtgcctgtgttgtgcatgtgtgcatgggtgtgtgtgtggatgtgttcACAGGCAGACATTTTCATCTTTACCTGGGCTTGAACCAGTCTGAGAGCTCAAGTTCTTCTTCTTGATTTTTCCTGGATGTGAAGGGAAAACCAAGTTATTATGAGTCaagcattcattcaacaagtgtcTGCAGAGCCCATGAAGTGCTGTTAGGTGCTGGCCCTACAGCAGTGGGCCCGCAGCCCCGGACCCCACCCCCGGCACCTGGGGCAGAGGGATGGCTCTAAAGAGGCCCCAGGGTTCGGTGCCAAGGGGAGCCACAGAGCTTGGAGTGTAGTGCTGAACGCGGCACGTCCAGCCCTGATTTGGGACCAGAGACAGCCAGCTGGGGAGGAGACAtcttcctgggtttggaagggaGAGATGTGCAGGGGAAGGAGATGACGGccagggaggaaggcagggaggagcGTGTAGTTGGCAAAACTAGCAGCAGGTTAGAGCTGTGTCCAGACAGAAGGCAGCCCTTCCCCCGCTGTCTACTGGAGGCGCCCCACCCACCACTGTCTCCAGGTCGGCTGCCCAGTGAAGCAAGTGGTGCGGGGCCACCATCCGGCGTCCTGCCTCTTCCTGGATCAACACCAGAGTTCTTGCACTTATACCCATGGTACACACAGCTAATGCACTGACAGagggcagaaaagaaaaagtcactcagtcatgtccaactcttgcaaccccatggactatagcaggcaggctcccctgtccatcaccaacacccagagcttgctcaaattcatgtccttcgaatcggtgatgccatccaatcatctcatcctctgtactccccttctccccctgtctttagtctttcccagcatcagggtcttttccaatgagtcagctcttcgcatcaggtggccaaagtattggagcttcagcttcagcatcaatccttccattgaatattcagggttgatttcctttaggatggactggttggatctttttgcagtccaagggactctcaagagtcttctccagcaccacagttcaaagatatCACTTCTTCAACGCTAAGCCttctttgaggacttccctggtggctcagacggtaaagcatctgcctacaatgtgggaaacccgggttcagtccctgggtcgggaagatctcctggagaaggaaatggcaacccactccagtattcttgcctggaaaatcccatgggctgaggagcctcgtaggctacagtccatggggtcacaacgagtcggacacgactgagcgacttcacgttcacattCACGAAGCCTTCTTTGGCTTCCCAgttagcactagtggtaaacaacccatctgccaattcaagagacagaagagatgcaggttccatccctgtgttgggaagatcctctggaaaaggaaatggcaacccactccagtactcttgcctggaaaattccatggacggaggagcctggtccacagggttgcaaagagtcggacacgactgagcgacttcacttaaaaTCCACACTGTAATCTTTATAGGGAATCGCTATGGCAGCCCACACATTCCGCCTCCTGCGGGGCAGTGTCTCCATTGATTACTCGGGATTCTTATGAATGGGGTGTTGTCTCTTCTCTGTCATCTATGTTCTTGTTGATTCAGTCCTTTATTTATATCAATGTGCACTCAGGAAGATCTGCTTTATGCTTTGGGATATAACCCAATacaactttcttttcttgctcAGATTCTTCCCACTTTATCCACTGGAAGCTCTTTCAcaggctcttttgtccctttGCTCCAGGCTCATCCTGTATACATTCTGTCTCCCGTCCTAGAAACAGCCACGTCtccaaggaagcctggcttggggttttgctttgtttt
This genomic interval carries:
- the GLT6D1 gene encoding putative glycosyltransferase 6 domain-containing protein 1, whose translation is MNCKRKMLLLILGLSLLLLFDHYSRKNQEEELELSDWFKPRGRPDVITTTSWLAPVVWEGTFSRKMLEKHYRRQNFTTGLAVFATGRLADPYLELFLNSANKYFLTGYRVIFYIMMDTFIKLPQIKWEPLRQFKVFIVTESRWWDNDIVRMKSLAKHIIWDIQGEVDFLFSMTVTQIFQNNVGVEVLGELVAQLHGWWYFKDRASFPYERRPKSAAYIPFGQGDFYYDGAFVGGTPQEVLNLAEEYLNGVIHDLGLRLNSSYEKHLNKYFFLRKPTKLLSPEYNWDADFYPPPQVQYVKVAQQSKRRH